CGGAGCTGTCGAAACTGGTCGCCAACGCCTTTCTTGCGCAGCGTATCTCTTCGATCAATTCGATCTCGGCACTGTGCGAGGCGACAGGAGCAGACGTCGACGAAGTGGCGCACGCCATCGGCCGTGATTCACGCATCGGGCCCAAGTTCCTGAAATCGTCGGTGGGCTTCGGCGGCTCCTGCTTCCAGAAGGATATTCTGAACCTCGTGTACCTGTGCGAGCACTTTGGCCTGCCGGAAGTTGCCGCCTACTGGGACCATGTGGTGAAGATGAACGACTACCAGAAGCGTCGTTTTTCCGCTCGCATCGTCCGCACGCTCTTCAACACGGTGGCGGACAAACGCATCGCCGTCCTGGGATTCGCCTTCAAAAAGGACACGAACGATACGCGCGAATCGGCGGCGATCAACGTGTGCCGCGACCTGCTCACCGAGCATGCAAACGTTGTCGTGTACGATCCGAAGGTGCCCGCGGCGGAGATCCAGGCGGACGTGCTTGGCAAGGGTGTCTCCAATCCCCGCCTCACGGTGGCCTCCTCGGCCTACGAGGCCTGCAAGGGCGCCCATGCCATCGCGATTGTCACCGAGTGGGATGAATTCAAGGCGCTAGATTACGCGAAGATCTACGAGTCGATGCCGAAGCCGGCATTCCTTTTCGACGGGCGCAACATCGTCGACCTGGCAAAGCTGCGCGCGATTGGCTTCAGGGCATTCGGAATCGGAAAGTAACTCGCGCGTTCCGGAACGGTGAGGGTTCTCGGGGCCTTCACCTTCCGACGGTCCTTCGCCCTTGAGCCTGACGCCCTAGCTGCTAACGCTGTCTTTGTGAACGATTCCTGGGATACGTTGAAAGTTCTGTCAGACGCGACGCGCGTGCGTATCCTTGCTCTCCTCCTGTTGGAGGAGCTGTCAGTGGCAGAACTTCAGGAGATCCTTGGCATGGCGCAGTCTCGCATTTCCTCGCAACTCGCCCTCCTGCGACAGGCCAATCTCGTAACGGACCGTCGCGACGGGAAGAAGGCGTTTTACTCCCTTTCCTCCGCGCTGTCGGGCAAGCGCCTGGCGCTGGTTCGCGCGGCCTGTGCCGCCGTGGATGAGGTGAGGGAGCTCGAGGAGGATCGTTCCAATCTCGACCTCGTGATGAAAAGGCGACGGCAACAGTCTGAAGCCTACTTCAATCTCATCGCCGGTCGACTGGGAAAGAATTACTGTCCGGGACGTTCTTGGGAAGCGATCGGACATCTGGCGCTTCGGCTTACGCCCGCCATCTCCATCGCTGATCTCGGCGCGGGCGAAGGTTTGATCTCCCAACTCCTCGCGCGCCGTGCCAAACAGGTGTGGTGCATCGACAATTCACCGCGCATGGTGGAAGTCGGCTCGGAGCTGGCCGAGCGCAATGGGCTGGTGAATCTCGCTTACAAGCTGGGCGACATTGAAAATGTGCCGCTTGCCGATCACTCGGTTGACCTCGCAATCCTAAGCCAGGCGTTGCATCACGCGCAGCATCCCCAGAAGGCGATCAACGAAGCTTTTCGAATCCTCAGACCCGGCGGGCAGGTGCTGATTCTTGATTTGAAAGACCACACTTTCGAGAAGGCCCGCGAGTTGTACGCCGACGTCTGGCTTGGATTCAAGGAAAGCAGCCTGCTCACTTTCCTGCGCAATGCGGGCTTTCAACAGACAGATGTGACGCTTGTTGCGCGGGAACCGTCGGAACCTTATTTCGAGACCCTTCTGGCGAGCGGGGTACGGTGACGTGCGGGGCTCGTTTACAACGCGCAACGCCGTAGTGTCGACAGAACCGCCGCTTGTGACTCCTTCGAATTATCGATTGCTCATGCCGAGCCTCACTAACTCGGTCACTCCAAACCCGATCAGTGCGAGTCCTGCAGCGGCGTTGATCCAACGAAACGCTTTCCGGGAAATCAGCGAACCAAACCACGCTGCGGCGCTGCTGAGAATCGCCCACCACGCCGTGGAGCCGATCCCAACCCCGGCTACGAACAAGGCGGCCTCCGAGCGGCTTGCTGCTCCCAGCCCCACGCCGGCGCAGATGACGAGAAGTGAGACAATGGTCATCGGATTCGCGAGTGTCAGCGCGACTGTGCTTCCATAGGCCACCCAGAGATTTCTCTCGTGTATGGGCCGTGCCGCCTCATGGGAAGGAGGGGGGCTCTTCAGTGTCAGAATCCCAAACAGAATCAAAAATGCGCCGGCAGCGACCTGCATGGCGGTTGCGTGGGAGTCGACGAGGTCAAGGATGGCCTGGATGCCAAAAGCAGCGACAGCCGCACCGGTGACGTCCGCCGTGGCCGCACCCAAGCCGGAAACGAAACCCGACATCCTGCTTTCGACGATTGATCGCTTGAGGATGAGCAATCCGATCGGTCCGACAGGGGCGGCGATCGCGAAGCCAACGCCAATGCCAGTGAGCAGGGAGAGTTTCATCCACAAAAAAGGCCAACGGGTTCGCCGTTGGCCTGGGGAATCATTGGATCAGGCTTGCGAATCGACGTGGCGACGAATGGCCGCGACGGTGTAGGTATCCTCGGAGGTGCCGATCTTCACCTTCACGGTGTCGCCTACACGCTTCGAGAGCAGCGCAAGGCCGAGGGGAGTCTTGTACGCAATCACATTCTTCTCGGGCACGCTGTCCCAAGCACCCAAAATGGTGTACGTGGCATCGCGGCCGCTGCCGCCAACCTTCACATCGACCACGCTGCCGACGCCCACTTGGTCAGCCGTTGCTTCCTTGAAATCCGTGATGCGGGCGCGGCCGAGGTCACGCTCGAGCTGGGCTTTTTGGGCCATGAGCACCTGCTGGTCCTGCTTGGCCATCTTGTATTCGGAGTTTTCGCGGAGGTCACCGTGCTCGCGGGCTGCGGCGATGGCCTTGGAGTTCTCCGGGATCTTCTTCGAGAGGATGGTCTCATACTCTTCGCGTTTGCGCTCGTAGCTTTCCCGCGAAACGAGCAAC
This portion of the Opitutaceae bacterium genome encodes:
- a CDS encoding metalloregulator ArsR/SmtB family transcription factor — translated: MNDSWDTLKVLSDATRVRILALLLLEELSVAELQEILGMAQSRISSQLALLRQANLVTDRRDGKKAFYSLSSALSGKRLALVRAACAAVDEVRELEEDRSNLDLVMKRRRQQSEAYFNLIAGRLGKNYCPGRSWEAIGHLALRLTPAISIADLGAGEGLISQLLARRAKQVWCIDNSPRMVEVGSELAERNGLVNLAYKLGDIENVPLADHSVDLAILSQALHHAQHPQKAINEAFRILRPGGQVLILDLKDHTFEKARELYADVWLGFKESSLLTFLRNAGFQQTDVTLVAREPSEPYFETLLASGVR
- a CDS encoding UDP-glucose 6-dehydrogenase translates to MKICCIGAGYVGGPTMAMIASKAPDIRVTVVDMNQARIAAWNSDVLPVYEPGLDDVVRGCRGKNLFFSTEVTKGIQEADIIFVAVNTPTKSYGVGAGRAADLRYIESVARTIAEVATTPKIIVEKSTIPVKTAEAIKEILGANSRGLQFQVLSNPEFLAEGTAVQDLISPDRVLIGGERTPEGEKAMEALVSVYARWVPRERILTTNLWSSELSKLVANAFLAQRISSINSISALCEATGADVDEVAHAIGRDSRIGPKFLKSSVGFGGSCFQKDILNLVYLCEHFGLPEVAAYWDHVVKMNDYQKRRFSARIVRTLFNTVADKRIAVLGFAFKKDTNDTRESAAINVCRDLLTEHANVVVYDPKVPAAEIQADVLGKGVSNPRLTVASSAYEACKGAHAIAIVTEWDEFKALDYAKIYESMPKPAFLFDGRNIVDLAKLRAIGFRAFGIGK
- a CDS encoding LysE family transporter, translated to MKLSLLTGIGVGFAIAAPVGPIGLLILKRSIVESRMSGFVSGLGAATADVTGAAVAAFGIQAILDLVDSHATAMQVAAGAFLILFGILTLKSPPPSHEAARPIHERNLWVAYGSTVALTLANPMTIVSLLVICAGVGLGAASRSEAALFVAGVGIGSTAWWAILSSAAAWFGSLISRKAFRWINAAAGLALIGFGVTELVRLGMSNR